CAGCCCTGCTGCATTGAAGAGCAGCATCGCGAGGGCATAGGTTCTCCAATCCATTTCTTCGTCGGCACGCACGCCACACAGCCGATAGAACCCACGTTCAACCGGGCCGAGTATCCGGTCCACCGCGCAGGGTCGGCCCTCATAGACCAACGCCATGTACCAGCCGAGCGGCTTGACCAACGCCAGCAGTACGAGGAAGAACAATCCGATCTGACCCAGCCCGTTCGCGGTCATCAGAACCACTCCGCCTTGAGCAGGTCGACCATCAGATAGACGAGCAAGCCCAATGAGAGGAGGAGGCCGAGCAGGTACGTCATGTCCATCGAGGCGTCCTACAGCCGATCCAGCGCCGAGATCAGACAACCGGACAGAACGAAGAAGCCGACGGCCAGTGCGATCAGAAGAAGGTCCATGTGCCGCATCTCCAAAGGCAATCGCCGATGGTGTCACCCTATCAAATCGGGCGTAAAAACGGCGTCAATTTATTGACACCACATCCCCCCCGCCCAGCCGCATCGGTTCACGGCGAATCAAAGGTCCAGATCGCCCCGACGATCAGCATATGTTGAGCCGGAGTCAGGCCGATGACACCCGGCGCAATTTCGTTCCCCTTGAAGAACCCCCCACCCGCGCCGGTGGACTCGTCATAGCGATATTCGACCCGCAGGATCGTGTTCATCCATCGATACGGGAGCTTGTATTCCGCGGTCGTCGTGACCGCCCGAATGAACTGCTCGAAACCCGTCATAACGCCGTTCCGATCCCAGTAGACTTCCGGACGGACGGCGACCGCCCACGGCCCGGCAATGTGCCATCGGGCGGACAGCGAAGCGCCCGTATAAAATTGCCGGGGATTCCCCGGCGCGGTCGCACTCTTCTGCGTCCCTATCTGATAATCCAAGGCAACCGTGGCATCCTCGCCCTTCCATTCGACAATACTGTCCGCGAACAGGCGCCAAAACTCCACGGATGTGTCGGCTTGGTCAGGCCCGTAATACACCGTTTCCTTCCATGTCCATTGCGTCGTGGGCTTATACGCCACCTGCGCGCCGTAGCTGGGAAGGCTGTTCGCATTCTGCAGGTGAAAATAGTCATTGATCACGAAGACGGCGCCGGCCCATTGATCATTAAAGGAATATTGGGCATTGGCGCCCATCATCAGGTAGGGAGAATAGTCGGCGATCCAGGCGCGCGTGTAGTTGAAATTATTCTTCGCGTAGAGTGATTCGTAGCCGATAAGACTGTTAAAGATCCCCCCTTGCAGGACCAAGCCGTTTCCGACCGGAGCCAGATAGGACACATTGGCTAGCCCCAAGTGCCGCAACGCATCGGAATGGTCCAACTTGGGCAGGTTGACCCCAAATCCGAAGTCCTTCGCATCCTGTCCTCCCTGGGCCAAGAGCTCCATCCCCCAGCGGGATTGGACCGTCGCATCCTTGCGGATGTAAACGGCTCCCATATTGAGATCCAGCTCATTGACCCGCGTCGTCGTGCTGCGATTGCGAAACAAATGATTCTCCGGATAATTGAAGTTCAGGAGATACCCCAGATCCACAAACCCGCCGTAGTGCCACAACGGCGAAACCGCAAGATCCTGCTGCGGCAACCCGCCCTGCTTAGACGGCTCTTCCATGGCGCCGTTTTGCTGCCGTCGCTGATCGTTTGAGAGTGGGCCCAGGATTTCCTCACCCAAGACCGGCGTCACCACGATCCACATCGTCAGCACCATGATCCACCTAATAAGCTGCAAAACCCTCCGTTCCATGTAAGTAAGTCGCCGCTCCCTTCCTGACACCCTATCGCCGGATCAAGCCGCTCGTGATCCCTGAAGTCTCTTGGCTGATATCGTCTTCCCGGGGCTTGGCCGGCTCCGTTCGCCCTGCCGATCGTCCGCTCCCAAGATCGTGACGTGCAGAATCCACAGCAGTCCGGCCATACCCAGCAGTGGACCCAATGCTATCCACGTCATCATGCTCCCCCGTGGGACCGCCCATTGGCCGAGTGAGCTGTTGGTCCCACGTGTCATTTCGCTCATGACTCTACCAAGCGAGATGTCAGAACAGTGTTAATACGGATGCTACCCGCATAAAAACGGCATAAGAATATGTCGTCCCCGCGCAGTCCCCTCGCCGTATATGAATGAAAGAATGGCCGGTGGAACGGGTGAGGCGTCGTCAGAGGAAGGTATCGCGATCAGGAAACGGATGTGTCGTCGCTTCTGCTTCGGGACCACCAGTGCCATCCGAGCCAGCCCCAAGACGCGACCATCCCGACCCAGCCCACCAGAGCCACTCGCTGTGCAATCAGTTGGTCGGACATAAGCAGGCCCCAGCGCGCAAGAATCTCGGCCCAGTCATGTGCTCCACCGCCGGCCAGAGGCAGGACCTGCTCGCGTGCATCGGCCACGTACCTCGCGATGTTCACGAAGTTTTCAAAAAACCAGACGCCTGCGATTGCACAGGCCACCGTATCCCGCTGCCGCCAAACAGCCATCCACACGATCGCCGGCATGGCAAGCTGCCCCATGGTGCCTCCGTACAGTTCCAGCGTCGAACCCAACAGACCGAAGATCACGTGTCCCGCTTCATGGAAGACAAGATTGACATGGTCGAGAAAGAGAAATCCGTCCTCATCGGCCTTGAGAAAGAAGAAGAACCAGGCCAGGACGATGGAGCCTGTCACCATCTGCCAGTTAGGGACAGGTTTCCATGGAGTGCGGCTGATTCGAAGGGCGCAGGCGAGGATATCGCGGATGGTCGCCACAAACTTACGAGATCATTTGCCCAGCACGCACCAGAGCCGGCGCATGCCGGATTTCTGATCGGTCACGGCCTGGCCGGTAAGAAAACTCTGCTGCCAGGCCACGATGTCGTCCGTCGGGTGGGGCGTGGAGGTCCAGTAGATCTCCGAACGAATGCCGATGAATGGATGATCCGGGGGGAGCGACGGATCGTTCTGATCGGGGTCGACCAAGGTCTTGATTTCCTCGATCGTCGGAGGCCGCCAACCCTTCTGGCCGCCGACTTCTTTCGTGGCGCAGCGTTCGAGAGAGCGGCTCCAGATGTCATGTTCCCGGTCCGGTTCCCGTTCCCAGATCAGGCCGGTTTTCGTATCGCGGACCGCTTCGCCGTTGAACTCCAGCACGAACCGCTCGGCGCCCCGGGCTGGGTCGGTCCCGCTCAACAGAACGGCGGCGAGCAGGACGACCGACATTACTCTGCCACGCTTTAATTCCAATCTCGCCATCATACGACCTCTCGTGACAATCAATGCACCGAAAACGGAACCGGCGCGAAGGTGAGGATGAAAATCGCCAGCGCGAGCCAGCCAATGACGGTTCTGGTCACGCCCAGCTCATCCGACGGATCAAGCACAGGAGGATGGGATAACCCCAACAGCCCCGCCATGCCGACCCACAGGAACCAACCGGGCCAGCCCTGAAATCCCAGCACGATCAAGATCGGCACCGCCACCATCGCAATCGTGCGCTGTTTCTTTCCCCACAGGGCATAGGCGACGTGCCCGCCGTCGAGTTGCCCGATCGGGATCAAATTGAGCGAGGTCACGAAGAGGCCGAACCAGGCGGCGAATCCCACCGGATGCAAGATCACATCGGCCCGGGGCGGAATGTCGCCGATAATGAGGGACGACATGAATTGCAGGAGCAGCGGCTCGCCGAGATGCAGGCCAAATGTCTCATCGACCGTCACCACCTTCGACCATTTGAGTCCGATCGCCAACATGACCAGCGCCACGAGGAACCCGGCGATCGGGCCGGCCACGCCGATGTCGAAGAGCGCCTTGCGGTTCAAGATCGGCTTCATGCGGATGATCGCGCCGAAGGTGCCGATGAAATGCGGCGGCCCTGGAATAAACAGCGGCAGGGTCGCGGGAACCCTATGAATGCGAGAAAACAGGTAGTGGCCGAACTCGTGGGTTACTAAAATACCGAGCAGGGTCGCGGCAAAAGGAATCCCTTTCCACAGGGCGCTCGGGTCCTGTTTGAGAAACTGCCAAGGTCCTTGAAACGGATTGCTGTTGGTTTGGTAGGCGCCGGCCCACAGGGTCGTGAAGACCGTCAGAGCGAACAGGCCGAGGGGCAGGAGCAATCTCGTTCGCGAAGGCTCCTCTTCCTCTTCGTCATCCTCCACCGCCGTACCGGCAGCGGCCGGTTCGATGGTCCGCCAGCCATTGGGATCGCGGAACAGTGACCCGTTCGAGAGGGGATCCTGAGGCTCCGGTCTCGATTCCGGCTCCATGGCAACGCATCACGTCCCTCCGGCGAAGGGATTCTGCGCACGCTCCTCCCGAACCGTCGTCGCCGGCCCGTGTCCGGGAAACAGCACCGTCTCCGTCGCTAACGTTAACACGCGCCGTCGCACCGATTCCAGGTGGGTATCGTAGAGGGTGGCGGGGTTGGACCGGCCGATCGAGCCGGCAAACAACGTGTCTCCCACGAAACAGATCGGCTGGCCTCGATGGGTCAGTTTGTAGCAGAGACCGCCCGGTGTATGGCCCGGCGTGGTCAGACATTCGATCGTCAGGTCGCCGACGCGGATCGTCTTGCCGTCGAACGGCGTCACCAGCAGGTTTCGGGGCGGAGACCATTCCAACAACGGCTCGTCGCCGGTCCCCAGATAGACCGGCACCGGCCACTTCGCCAGAATCTGATCAATCCCTCCCGCATGGTCCACATGACCGTGGGTGAGACAGATGCCGACCAGTTTCAACCGACGCCGCTCCAGAAACGCCAACATCGCCGGCGCATTGTACCCGGTATCGATCAGCACCGCCTCGCCGCCGTTGTGAACGATGTATCCCTTCACCTCGTATCCGCCGATGTCGCCGCGAATGGTTTCCACCTGCATCAGCGGCGGAGTGGGCAACGGGCGCCATTGCTGGAGAGCGATTTGCCTGAGCTGGTCCGGGCGCAGCTTCAAGGCCCGCGCAATCGCGCCGACTTCTTCCACATGTTGCTCGGGCTTGCCGGTTTTCAGGGCATGCAATTCGGCTAGGGAGATGTCGCTCTTGTGCGCGAGCTGCACCTCGCTCAAGCCCTGGCCGACCCGGGCCTTGCTGACAATATCCCACCACTCGTCTTCAAGCGTCATATGCCGGCCTCTTGCCTGGCTGCATAAGTTCGTTGCGCCAGGCCGCAACCATCGCCGCATCGATATCGACCAGGATCACGTTTTGAAGCGATCGCGGGGACACCAACCGGATCGCCCGGATCATGTGCCGGGCCGCGTCCTCCGGCTCGACTCCTCCCACGCCGGTGCCCATGCCGGGAATCGCGATCGAGACGAACCCCTTTTCGTCCGCCAGATCCAGCGCCGCCTTGGTCGCACGCGAGACGTTCTCGGCCGGGATGCGCATGCCCGGCTCCGGCATGGTCGGCGCATGGATGATGCCCTTGAAGAGGGTCTTGCCGCCGGACGTGAGCACGGCCCGTCCGACCGCGATCGGCGCCTGCTTCACGGCCTCCTGTTCGACCTCGATGCCCGCGGCCCGTTTGATCACTCCCGCGACCCCGCCGCCCATGAAGCCATGGCTGTTGGCCGCGTTGACGATGACCTCGGCATTCGCGTCCAAGATGCTGCCTTGGATCACGGTGATGTGCAGGCTCATGGTACGACGATCCTTGTACGGGCGAAGCGGTGGCGTCAGCTCAGGCTCCCGATGATCCGCCGGTACTCCTCTTCGGAGTAGGCCTTCAGCGTCGTCGAACGGACATTGCCGAGCGAGCCCAACTTCAACGCAAAACTCGCCAGCTTGTCGTTGTTCGACATCTCGACGATGAGGACCAGGTCGTAGGCCCCCAGCGTCATGAAGAAGGATTTGACCTCTCCGCCCATGTCCTTCGCGAGTTTTTTTACCGCGTCCAGCCGCTTCGGCGAATCCTTGACGTTCTTGATGCCTTGATCCGTCCAGTTGAGGAGCATGACATAGGTCACCATGACATCCCTCCATACCAAGCTTCGCTTGAACCCGTGGCTCTTTTGAGTTTTATCGTTACTTTGCCACGGGAGAGACACCTCAAGGGATTCTTCTCCCTATTATTCATACCAAGCTATGCTTGAGCCGCCGGCTATTCAGGCGCAGCCTCTCTTGATTGTCGCCGGCGGAGAAGCACCTCAAGGGATTCGTGTCGATTGTCTTCTTGCCAAAGGACGCAGACCGGAACTCAGGGGAATCTAGTCTCACACAAGAGAGGCGGGAGAGTCCACGGGGCTCTTAAGGATGAGATTCTTCACCAAGATATGGTTGCAATTGCGGAGGGGGGCAAGCCATGAAAATCAAACGGCTGAAAGTGGGAGTTCGCCCATTAGAAGAGGGATTGCAGGAGTTCCGTGCGACGCTCAAGGCCCTTCAGGCTGGCAAGACCGTGCCCAAGCGAACGGGGGTCTATTTTGTCAGCGTGGAAGCCATGCGACAGGTGCTTACCCCGTCACGCTTGACCTTGCTTCACCTGATCAGGTCTCGCCGTCCTTCCTTGAGGGTCAGGCGCAAACTTTCGATCAGCGCTTCTCGCGTCTGCTCCTGGCAGTTCACACCGGGGACTTCCTCAATCCAGCCGATCCACCATCCTGCATCTTGCTTGATCACTGCGGTGTAATTCTGTCCCATTGCATATCCTCTTGTCTGCTGTTAGCCCAACTCCTCGCTTTCCTCTTCCGGGACACGCGGGCTGGTCTTCCCCCTGCGCGCATCGAGCAACCATCAAATTAATCCCTCAAAGCTTGCTCGTTGCTTCTTTTCCCGGAAGGGCACTCGTGCTGGTCCCACTGCGGCCATCGAGCGAGCGTGCTTCATAGCGCGCGGGCTCTGGGAGCAAGGGATCGGCACGAGTCGCCCTTCCATCACTTCCGATCGTGCGGGCTCTGCGAGCACCGGAAGAACTGCCCGCGGGCCCGCCCATTTACCCCTCCGGAGGCAGCTTGATCTCCCTCACGTCCCCGAATCCCGCCAGCGCCTTGGAAAGGGCTGCCGGCGATCCCACGGCCAAGACTTTCAACCGCTCGGGATGCAGGTGCGTCTGCGCGGCGCGGAGCAGATCCTCTTTGGTCAGCTTGACGACCTTGTCGCGAAGTTGCTGGAGCCAGTCCTTGGGAAGGCCGTCATATTCCAGATCCACCTGCCGGGCGACGATGCTGGCGCTGCTGGCGAACGAGAACACGAACGAGTTGACGAAGGACTCCTTGGCCTCTTCCAACTCCTCGGCCGTCACGGGCTCCCGGCGCATCCGTTCCACGTGATCCACGAACCGGCCGATCACCTCCTGCGCGGAGGCCAATTTGGTTTCCGCGCGCATGTACCAGAGCCCCTGTTCGTAGACGTTGGCCTGCAACCGGCTGCCGACGGAATAGGCCAATCCACGATTGGTCCGCACGTCTTTAAACAACCGGCTGCGGAACCCTGACCCGCCCAGGATATCGTTCACGATGGCGAGCGCCGGATAGTCCGGATGGGTTTCCTTGATCGTCAACGAGCCGGCCCGCAGGTGGGCCTGCGAGGTTTCCTTTCCCACATAGTGCACCAGCATCTTCGATTGGTTTGTCGATGCCGGCTGAACCGGCGGCAAGGTCAAGGTCGGCACATCCCCCTTCGCCCAATCGCCGAAGGTCTCCCGCAGCAGCGCGAGCAGCTCCTGCTTGTCGAAATCCCCGCTGACGCCGACGATCAACCCGTTGGGATGGATCGTCCGCCGATGAAACTCCGCCAGGTCGTCACGCGTGATTTTAGTCACCGATTCGACCGTGCTCTCGCGCGCATAGGGATGCGTCGGGCCGTACATGAGCTTGGCGAACTCGCGCGCGGCGATCGAGCCGGGCTGATCCTGCCGGCGTCGGATTCCCTCGATCGCTTGCAGCTTCGCCAACTCGACCCGTTCGGACTCAAACGCCGGCGTCCGCAGCAGGTCCGCAAAGATCCGCAGGCCGGTGCGGAGGTCCTTCTTCAACACATCGAGGGTGGCCGAGCCCGATTCCTCCCCGATGCTAAAGGAAATGCCGGCGGCGATCCGTTCCAGCTCCTCATCCACCTGCTTGGCCGACATCTTGGCGGATCCGCCGGTCCGCATCAGGTTGCCGGTCAACCCGGCCAGGCCGGTCTTCTCGGCGGGATCGAGCCATGAGCCGGTCCGCATCATGGCCGAGACGGTCACGAGTGGCAGCTCGTGGTCCTCCAGCAGAAACACGACCAGGCCGTTGTCCAGCACCAACCGTTCGACATCGGGCGGCGTGAAGGTCACCGGCTCGAACTTCATCTGGCGTGGATCGGGCAACGAGGCGGTCTCCCCCGCCGCGTGACTCAACGGCAGCATGGCCATCAGGCCGAAGAGGAGGACGATCCGCACGAGCAGCCGGGGTCCTGCGTCAATGGGCCTTCCGATCCTGCGGCTCATGGTCTGACCTCCGTCTCCTTCACCGGCTTTGTCCTGGCCATCGCGTTCGCGGCCGGGACCTTGACCAAGGTGGCGACCGTGCGATTGTTCTTGGTGAAGTAGGTGTTCGCCACCCGTTGGATGTCCTCCGGGGTCACCGAGGCGATCCGGTCCCGCCCCTTCACGAGGTATCGCCAATCGCCCGTGACCGTCTGGTAATAGGCAAGCGACCCGGCCAGCCCGCTGCTCGACCGCAACGATCGGAGGAGATAGGCATCCAGATTGTTGAGCACCTTCTCCAATTCACTCTTTGAGACCAGCTCGGTCTTCAGCCGCTCCAACTCGGCATAGATCGCCGCCTCGACCTCGGCCGTCGTATGGGGCGCCCGCGGGACCGCACTGATCGCAAACAGGTTCGGAAACTGCGCGCCGGGGAACGTCGTATCGCTGTCCACCGACACCGCGAGCTTCTTCTCCCGCACCAACCGCTCATAGAGCCGGGAGGTGACGCCGTCGGAAAGCACCGCCTCGATCACGTCGAACACATAGTCGTCGGGATGGCCGATGGCCGGCTTGTGATAGCCGATCAGCACGACCGGCTCCGCATCGAACTCCACCTCCACCCGCCGCTCGCCCCGCTGAACCGGTTCGACCGTCACGACGGACGGCGGCACCGGCCCCCGTGGTATCTTGCCGAACGTCCGCTCCACCAGGTCGATGACCTCGGGCGGGTTGATGTCGCCCACGATCGCGATCACGGCGTTGTTCGGCGCATAATAGCGCCTGAAAAAGTCCTCCGTCACGGCAGGCGTGAGGGTTTGAATGTCCGAGCCCCAGCCGATGGTCGGCGCGTGGTAGGGATGCGCATGAAAAGCCGTGGCCGAAAAGGCCTCGTACAGGAGGCCGGCCGGGCTGTCGTCGGTCCTGAGCCGCCGCTCTTCCATGACCACGGCGCGCTCTTTATAGAATTCCCGCATCACGGGATGGGCCATGCGGTCGGCTTCGATCGCGGCCCAGAGGGGCAGGCGGTTGGACGGCAGGCTGACCACGTAGCGCGTGACATCCTTCCCGGTCGAGGCATTCATCCCGACGCCCCCGTGCCGCTGGTAGAGCAACGGGATCTCATTCTCGACGACGTAGGCCCCGGCCTTCTCTTGAAGCTGCGCAAAGCGCGCTTCCAACTCGGCCACCTTCGCCTGCAGCGACGGTTCTTCCGGCGCGCCTTTGTCCTTCAGCGCGGCGACCTCCCGGCGCGCCTGCTCCAGCTCGGCGTTCAGACGGTCCAACTCATCCAACAACGGGCGCTCCTGCTCGTAGTTCGTCGTCCCGAGGCGGCGCGTCCCCTTGAAGGCCATGTGTTCATACAGATGCGCCACGCCGGTCTGGCCGGTCAGCTCGTTGACGCCGCCGACGCCGAATGTCACGTTGATGGACACGACCGGCGCATGGTGCCGCTCGACCATGAGCAGCGTGAGGCCGTTCGCCAGCCGATGTTCGATCACGCGGTCGATCAGGCCGGTCGAGGCAAAAACAAGGTCGAGGTTGAGGTTAAGGGTGAGCAAAAGGCCGAGGCATGTGATCACAATCCGGCCGGTTGTCCGTCTCACATGTTGCCTCGACCTTAGCCTCAGCCTGCATCTTGAGTGTTGTGTCATTCGAAAATCTCCATCAGTTCTTCCGGCCGTTCGATAAACCAATCCGGACGGCAGGCCTGCATCCGTTCTCGGTTGCCCATGCCGTAGCCGACCGCGCAGACACGAATTCCCGCATTGTGTCCGCCGTTGATGTCATTGGTGCTGTCTCCGATCAAGACGGCCTGCTCCCTGTCCACGCCCAACTGATCGAGGATGTGGAGCAACATGCCAGGCTCGGGCTTGAGCCCGAAGCCATTGTCGCCCCCGACGATGTAATCGAAGTGGTGGTCGCCCAGCCCCTTAAGAATCACCTTGGTGTACTCCAGCGCCTTGTTCGTCGCGACCGCCTTCGATTTCCGCGCGAAATGCGTCAGCACGGGCTCGACGCCGGGATAGAACCTCGTCCGATCCAGGCAATGTGCCAGATAATGGACGCGAAAGACTCGCAGCGCCTCCGCGTAGCGGATCTCGTCCATCTCGCCGACCGCGAGCCGCAGCAGGCGCTTGACCCCGTCCCCGACGAATCCAAAGATCTCCTCCTGCGGCCGTTCGGGCAAGCCGAGATCCCGCAGGGTCAGGTTGACGGCGTCCGCGATATCCCACTTGGATTCGACCAACGTGCCGTCGAGGTCAAAGATCAACAGCTTGACGGGAACGCGCATGGTTATTTGGCCTTCCGGATCGCCTCTCGGAGCGCATCCAATTGTTCTCGTTTGGCCAAGTCCGTTTCATCGAGCCAGGCCTGCCGGACGTGGTTGATCATCCGCTTGTGGCCGATGTGCGGCGGCAGCACGGGCTCGACGATACGCCAGCGATTCCGCACGGCCTTGACCCGCACCCGGACCACCTCCGGCCCCGGCTCCGGGATGAAAATTGCTTTCTCATAGTACACCAAGCCGAGCACCTTGAACTCCACCGGGATCACCACCTCCAGATTGTTCACGATCTCCCATTGGCTCGTTTCGTTGATGACCTTGAAGTCCTCGATGACGACGGCATGGCCCCAGACCGGCTCGTCCTTCCAGGCCACATAGGGAGCCACCGTTTCGTACGAGAGGGATTCCAACCGGGCGCCTTTCGAATCGAGCGTGAAATAGCGCTTCAGGATCTCCGTTGGATCATGCGTGAGGCCGCCCGACTGCGCTTGTACTTCCGCCACCATCAACAAGGACATCGATAGAGCCAGCAGGAGCTGCCACGCCCGCAGGATTCGTTTCCTCCTGTCTTCCAAATGTCGAGCCTGCGACAGGACATGAGGCGACCTTGCCGCCGAACCTGTCCACTCGCCGGGGAGGAAAGCGGGAACCGGGTACCCGCCTGGCGGGTGGGGAGTCCGCGAGGGAATTCCCGAAGGCTTCCCCCTGGCGGATACGAGCATCTGGTCCCTCGGCGGCGCTGGAGCCTCGATCCGGCCACAGGCGCGTCTCATCCCACCTCGTGCAGCTTCATCAAATTCGTTCCCCCCGGCCATCCGATCCTCGTCCCGGACAGGATCACGATGCGCTGGCCAGCCTTCGCCAACCCCTCGGCCTTCAGGCGGCGCTCGGCCTCGGTGATGCGTTCGTCGGTTTGCGCGATCTGGGCCATCGTGTGGGGCAGTACCCCCCAGTAGAGCGCCATCCGCTGCCGGACCGACTCAAACGGCGTGAACGCGATGATCGGAGCGGCCGGGCGCTGCTTCGACATGAGCCGCGCCGTCATGCCCTTCTCGCTGAAGACCACGATCGCGCCGGCGCCGATCGCCGCGGCGGCCGTGGAGGCCGAGGTGGAAATGGCTTCGGGAAAGGACATGCGGCCCTGGTCCGGCTGGGCGCGTCGCACGAACTTCGGCCCGGTCTCCACTTCCGCCGCCTGTACGATACGATCCATCACCTGCACGGCCTCGACCGGATAGTGCCCGATCGCCGTTTCGGCCGAGAGCATCACCGCGTCCGTCCCGTCGAAGACCGCATTCGCCACGTCCGAGGCCTCGGCCCTGGTCGGCCTCGGGCTCCGCGTCATCGACTCCAACATCTGCGTGGCCGTGATGACGAGCCGGCGGCGACGGTTGGCCTGGCTGATGATGCGCTTTTGCAGGACCGGGACGACTTCGGGCCCCATCTCGACCCCCAGGTCGCCTCGGGCGATCATGACCCCGTCCGCCTCCTCCAGGATCGCATCGAGCTTTTCCACGGCTTCGGCCCGTTCGATCTTGGCGATGATCGGCTGATCCCCGCCGCAGTCCTTCAGCAGCTTGCGGGCCTCCACGATATCGGCCGGGCCCCGCACGAACGACAGCGCGAGGTAATCTACGCCTTGCCGCACCCCGAATCGAATGTGCTCCCGATCCCGGTCGGTGAGCGTCGGCGCGCTGATGGCGGTGCCCGGAAGATTCATTCCTTTGTTGGAGCGCACCAGCCCCGGCGTGACCACCGTGCAGAGCACATCGGACGCTTCAATCGTCACCACGCGCAGCTCGATCAGCCCGTCGTCGATGAGAATCCGCGCGCCCGGCTTCACATCCCGGCTCAGGTGGGGATAGGTCACCGGCATCTCCGTCTCGGAGACGGTTCGGCCCGCGTGATAGCCATGTTGCCCGCCGGAGCGCAGGGCCGAGCCCACTAACCGTACCCGCTGGCCAGGCTGAAGGTGAATCCCCTCCGGAGCCAGCAGGCCCAGCCTGATGCGCGGCCCTTGCAGATCTTGAAGAATGGCGATCGCCCGTGCCCGCCGGTCGGCCGCCTGCCGGATCAGATCGATGGTCTTGGCATGTTCGTCGAGCGTGCCGTGCGAGAAGTTCAGCCGCGCCACGTCCATTCCGCAGTCGAGCAACTGTTGCAGGCTGTCGAGCGAGCGGCTCGCCGGACCGATCGTGCAGACGATTTTGGCTTTTCGCATGAGATTGAAGAGCCGGCCTAGCCGGGCGGGCGAGAGCTCTTGACGTTCGCGGAGATTGTAACAGAGGGGTCCGGGGGTCGCAATGAAAGCACGGCGGAGCGCGTCCTCGGTTTATTGTGCCGGTTCGCAGAGAAGTGTTACGGTGTTCCCGGCCATGCGGACGATAGAACCACGCAGCTATCTCGCGAGGGCGGCGCTGCTCCGATCGAGCTTGGCGGCGATTCTGTTGATCGCCGGATGGGACGTTGATCACGCGCGCGCTGTCCCGCCGCTTTCGGAACAACAGACATCGGTTGAGGTTGCCGCTTCGCCCGCTGATCGATCCGTTCTGGCTGATCCGCTGGATCGCGCCGCGGATGGCACCGGCACACATGTCGATGTTGCTCCAGAGTCTGAAAGCGACCGGCGCGTGGAGGGAGTGCCGGCCACGGCCTACGAAGTCTTGGCGGCGATTCAGCGGAACAGCGGGAAGCCGCCGCCCGGCTATGTCGGAGGCCGGACATT
The DNA window shown above is from Nitrospira tepida and carries:
- a CDS encoding MBL fold metallo-hydrolase, producing MTLEDEWWDIVSKARVGQGLSEVQLAHKSDISLAELHALKTGKPEQHVEEVGAIARALKLRPDQLRQIALQQWRPLPTPPLMQVETIRGDIGGYEVKGYIVHNGGEAVLIDTGYNAPAMLAFLERRRLKLVGICLTHGHVDHAGGIDQILAKWPVPVYLGTGDEPLLEWSPPRNLLVTPFDGKTIRVGDLTIECLTTPGHTPGGLCYKLTHRGQPICFVGDTLFAGSIGRSNPATLYDTHLESVRRRVLTLATETVLFPGHGPATTVREERAQNPFAGGT
- a CDS encoding site-2 protease family protein: MEPESRPEPQDPLSNGSLFRDPNGWRTIEPAAAGTAVEDDEEEEEPSRTRLLLPLGLFALTVFTTLWAGAYQTNSNPFQGPWQFLKQDPSALWKGIPFAATLLGILVTHEFGHYLFSRIHRVPATLPLFIPGPPHFIGTFGAIIRMKPILNRKALFDIGVAGPIAGFLVALVMLAIGLKWSKVVTVDETFGLHLGEPLLLQFMSSLIIGDIPPRADVILHPVGFAAWFGLFVTSLNLIPIGQLDGGHVAYALWGKKQRTIAMVAVPILIVLGFQGWPGWFLWVGMAGLLGLSHPPVLDPSDELGVTRTVIGWLALAIFILTFAPVPFSVH
- a CDS encoding macro domain-containing protein, translated to MSLHITVIQGSILDANAEVIVNAANSHGFMGGGVAGVIKRAAGIEVEQEAVKQAPIAVGRAVLTSGGKTLFKGIIHAPTMPEPGMRIPAENVSRATKAALDLADEKGFVSIAIPGMGTGVGGVEPEDAARHMIRAIRLVSPRSLQNVILVDIDAAMVAAWRNELMQPGKRPAYDA
- a CDS encoding Lcl C-terminal domain-containing protein, translated to MSVVLLAAVLLSGTDPARGAERFVLEFNGEAVRDTKTGLIWEREPDREHDIWSRSLERCATKEVGGQKGWRPPTIEEIKTLVDPDQNDPSLPPDHPFIGIRSEIYWTSTPHPTDDIVAWQQSFLTGQAVTDQKSGMRRLWCVLGK
- a CDS encoding GYD domain-containing protein codes for the protein MVTYVMLLNWTDQGIKNVKDSPKRLDAVKKLAKDMGGEVKSFFMTLGAYDLVLIVEMSNNDKLASFALKLGSLGNVRSTTLKAYSEEEYRRIIGSLS
- a CDS encoding M16 family metallopeptidase, coding for MSRRIGRPIDAGPRLLVRIVLLFGLMAMLPLSHAAGETASLPDPRQMKFEPVTFTPPDVERLVLDNGLVVFLLEDHELPLVTVSAMMRTGSWLDPAEKTGLAGLTGNLMRTGGSAKMSAKQVDEELERIAAGISFSIGEESGSATLDVLKKDLRTGLRIFADLLRTPAFESERVELAKLQAIEGIRRRQDQPGSIAAREFAKLMYGPTHPYARESTVESVTKITRDDLAEFHRRTIHPNGLIVGVSGDFDKQELLALLRETFGDWAKGDVPTLTLPPVQPASTNQSKMLVHYVGKETSQAHLRAGSLTIKETHPDYPALAIVNDILGGSGFRSRLFKDVRTNRGLAYSVGSRLQANVYEQGLWYMRAETKLASAQEVIGRFVDHVERMRREPVTAEELEEAKESFVNSFVFSFASSASIVARQVDLEYDGLPKDWLQQLRDKVVKLTKEDLLRAAQTHLHPERLKVLAVGSPAALSKALAGFGDVREIKLPPEG
- a CDS encoding outer membrane beta-barrel protein; this encodes MVLTMWIVVTPVLGEEILGPLSNDQRRQQNGAMEEPSKQGGLPQQDLAVSPLWHYGGFVDLGYLLNFNYPENHLFRNRSTTTRVNELDLNMGAVYIRKDATVQSRWGMELLAQGGQDAKDFGFGVNLPKLDHSDALRHLGLANVSYLAPVGNGLVLQGGIFNSLIGYESLYAKNNFNYTRAWIADYSPYLMMGANAQYSFNDQWAGAVFVINDYFHLQNANSLPSYGAQVAYKPTTQWTWKETVYYGPDQADTSVEFWRLFADSIVEWKGEDATVALDYQIGTQKSATAPGNPRQFYTGASLSARWHIAGPWAVAVRPEVYWDRNGVMTGFEQFIRAVTTTAEYKLPYRWMNTILRVEYRYDESTGAGGGFFKGNEIAPGVIGLTPAQHMLIVGAIWTFDSP
- a CDS encoding potassium-transporting ATPase subunit F yields the protein MDMTYLLGLLLSLGLLVYLMVDLLKAEWF